A region from the Geobacillus vulcani PSS1 genome encodes:
- a CDS encoding GNAT family N-acetyltransferase, with protein sequence MNIVPTKQLDRALVNQFFIEHWGSPQMVVSTGVYDCSELDGFAAVENGQRIIGLITFVIRGNECEIISLDSIMENRGVGSALLHEAETWARQQGCTAVRLITTNDNLHALRFYQKRGYQIVNVFPNAVDKARQIKPSIPLMSADGIPIRDELLLVKPLG encoded by the coding sequence TTGAACATCGTCCCAACAAAACAATTAGACCGCGCTCTAGTCAACCAGTTTTTTATCGAACATTGGGGAAGTCCACAAATGGTAGTGTCGACTGGTGTTTATGACTGCAGCGAGCTGGATGGATTTGCCGCTGTCGAGAATGGACAGCGGATCATCGGGCTCATTACGTTTGTGATTCGCGGAAACGAATGCGAGATCATCTCGCTAGACAGCATAATGGAAAACCGCGGCGTCGGCAGCGCCCTTTTGCATGAGGCAGAAACATGGGCGAGGCAACAAGGGTGCACCGCGGTTCGACTGATCACGACGAATGACAACTTGCATGCACTTCGTTTCTATCAAAAGCGCGGCTATCAAATCGTGAATGTCTTTCCGAATGCTGTCGACAAAGCACGGCAAATCAAGCCAAGCATTCCGTTGATGAGCGCTGATGGCATTCCGATTCGGGATGAGCTGTTGCTTGTGAAACCACTAGGGTGA
- a CDS encoding urease accessory protein UreH yields the protein MGTIWPVLLFGLLLGMKHATEPDHVIAVSTIVSRTKKLSLSSLAGMFWGIGHTLTLLIVGMAMIAFERQIPEQVASYLEMVVGVMIVILGIASFRSPMSMDHHRRGDIHHFHIKSTLIGIVHGLAGSAGMVLLTMTTVKGTWMAFSFILLFGLGTVIGMMLFTTLLGVPFVWMKVKRQAISQWMVKTVSLISIAYGVYYIYHITTEL from the coding sequence ATGGGAACGATATGGCCTGTGCTCTTGTTTGGATTGCTGCTAGGAATGAAACATGCGACAGAACCGGATCATGTTATTGCGGTTTCTACGATTGTCAGCCGAACAAAAAAACTTTCCCTTTCGTCGCTGGCCGGCATGTTTTGGGGAATCGGCCATACGTTGACGCTGCTCATCGTCGGGATGGCGATGATCGCTTTTGAGCGACAAATTCCTGAACAGGTTGCTTCTTACCTTGAAATGGTCGTTGGCGTTATGATCGTCATTTTAGGAATTGCCAGTTTTCGCTCGCCAATGAGCATGGATCATCATCGCCGTGGCGATATTCATCATTTTCATATCAAATCGACATTGATCGGCATTGTTCATGGTTTGGCCGGAAGTGCCGGAATGGTGTTGTTGACGATGACGACGGTCAAAGGAACTTGGATGGCCTTTTCCTTTATTTTGCTTTTTGGCTTAGGGACGGTCATCGGCATGATGTTGTTCACCACACTTCTTGGCGTTCCGTTCGTTTGGATGAAAGTGAAACGGCAAGCCATAAGCCAATGGATGGTGAAAACCGTCTCCCTCATTAGCATCGCCTATGGAGTATATTACATTTATCATATAACCACCGAGCTTTAA
- the ureG gene encoding urease accessory protein UreG, with the protein MEPVRIGIGGPVGAGKTMLVEKLTRVMHHRFSIAVITNDIYTKEDAQFLIKHSVLPEDRIIGVETGGCPHTAIREDASMNFAAIDELKRRHPDVELIFIESGGDNLAATFSPELVDFSIYVIDVAQGEKIPRKGGQGMIKSDLLVINKIDLAPFVGASLEVMERDAKAARGAKPVIFTNLKEEIGLFDVVDWIEKQVLLAGLDE; encoded by the coding sequence ATCGAACCGGTACGAATCGGCATCGGCGGCCCCGTTGGCGCCGGCAAAACGATGCTTGTCGAGAAACTGACGCGGGTGATGCACCACCGCTTTAGCATCGCGGTCATTACGAATGATATTTATACAAAAGAAGATGCCCAATTTTTAATCAAACACAGCGTTCTGCCGGAAGATCGGATTATCGGCGTCGAAACGGGCGGGTGCCCACATACCGCCATTCGCGAAGATGCATCAATGAATTTTGCGGCCATTGATGAACTGAAGCGGCGCCATCCGGATGTCGAGCTCATTTTTATCGAGAGCGGCGGCGATAACTTGGCGGCGACCTTCAGTCCGGAGCTTGTTGATTTCTCCATTTACGTCATCGACGTCGCCCAAGGGGAAAAAATACCGCGCAAAGGCGGACAGGGGATGATTAAGTCGGATTTGCTCGTGATTAATAAAATTGATCTTGCCCCTTTCGTCGGTGCCAGTCTGGAAGTGATGGAACGGGATGCCAAAGCGGCGCGAGGGGCGAAGCCGGTCATTTTTACAAATTTAAAAGAAGAGATCGGGCTTTTTGACGTTGTGGATTGGATCGAAAAACAGGTGCTGTTGGCAGGGTTGGACGAATGA
- a CDS encoding purine-cytosine permease family protein: protein MKWIERLGHDDIRPTPMNERSMNFFSTFTLWIAANVVITTVMTGMMFVPDISFSNAMLAIIVGSAIGAIPLALTGNIGIRTGLPTMVITRAAFGQKGAILPALVNTIILIGWSWIQAYMAGLSLNYAVHYTTGYSNINLFVILTELLVVIITIFGHRGVERIEKYISIAMLILSFLVFYKIFTTYDISTLVEMKLSEHPSITTIIAFDIVVATAFSWMSTVCDFNRNCRSETSGFWGTYFGYLVASIVAMGLGAVVSGFSIASNMERTYDPTILLAAYGFGLISSIVVFFSVLSTNVMALYSATMSFMNVFPRTGFWKPTLIMGVICTLGALLKEVLMSHFFNFIMLIATLFIPVFAIVLVDYFVIKKGVYDTEDILYDTKGHYRYQKGVNIAAYVTYIVGAVFAYYFTYIHPLAVGSTMLTFLLSGAVYWGLMKWTKQIYASTNMVELESPTHLEG from the coding sequence ATGAAATGGATAGAACGGTTGGGCCATGATGATATTCGCCCCACCCCGATGAACGAACGAAGCATGAACTTCTTTAGCACGTTTACCCTTTGGATTGCAGCAAATGTGGTGATTACGACTGTCATGACGGGTATGATGTTTGTTCCTGACATTTCCTTTTCCAACGCCATGCTGGCGATCATTGTCGGTTCGGCGATCGGCGCCATTCCGCTCGCCCTTACCGGAAACATCGGCATCCGCACCGGGCTCCCTACAATGGTGATCACAAGAGCGGCCTTTGGACAAAAAGGAGCCATCCTTCCCGCCCTTGTCAACACCATCATTTTAATCGGCTGGAGCTGGATTCAAGCCTATATGGCTGGCCTTAGTCTGAATTATGCCGTTCATTACACCACTGGATACAGTAATATTAATCTATTTGTGATCTTGACGGAGCTTCTTGTTGTGATCATTACGATTTTTGGCCACCGAGGTGTGGAACGGATAGAGAAATATATATCGATTGCTATGCTGATTTTATCGTTCCTCGTTTTTTACAAAATTTTTACGACTTACGACATTTCAACACTCGTCGAAATGAAATTGAGCGAGCATCCATCCATCACCACGATCATCGCCTTTGACATCGTCGTCGCCACCGCCTTTTCTTGGATGTCGACGGTTTGCGATTTCAATCGCAACTGCCGCTCAGAAACAAGCGGGTTTTGGGGAACGTATTTTGGCTATCTTGTCGCTTCCATTGTCGCAATGGGGCTCGGCGCTGTCGTCAGCGGCTTTAGCATTGCCTCCAACATGGAACGGACTTATGATCCCACCATTCTCCTTGCCGCTTACGGGTTTGGATTGATCTCATCCATCGTCGTTTTCTTTTCTGTACTCTCGACCAATGTCATGGCCTTATATAGCGCCACGATGTCGTTTATGAACGTCTTCCCGCGCACAGGCTTTTGGAAACCAACGTTGATCATGGGAGTGATTTGCACGCTTGGCGCCTTGCTGAAAGAAGTGCTAATGTCCCATTTCTTTAACTTCATTATGCTGATTGCCACGTTGTTCATTCCTGTGTTTGCGATAGTGCTCGTTGATTACTTTGTTATCAAAAAAGGAGTATATGATACCGAAGATATTTTGTACGATACAAAAGGTCACTATCGCTATCAAAAAGGAGTCAACATCGCCGCCTACGTCACCTATATCGTCGGAGCTGTCTTCGCCTATTATTTTACGTACATTCATCCGCTTGCCGTCGGCTCCACCATGCTAACGTTTCTTTTATCGGGAGCTGTTTATTGGGGATTGATGAAATGGACAAAACAAATATATGCGAGCACGAATATGGTCGAGCTTGAATCTCCCACTCACTTGGAGGGATGA
- a CDS encoding carbon-nitrogen hydrolase family protein, which translates to MNRSFDIALAQMTPADGDIDANLAKMKAIINECKRQFPNVRLLLFPELCTTGYVLSEVLKELAETPDGSTFQYMSRMAQQFQLYIAYGYVEKDDIENIYNSLMLIHPNGQCIGNYRKIHLTPFEKAWFSSGAKPVLVDTDLGRIGLMICWDLAFPELARYLGVHGAEILLAPCAWESPFHVPFQKFAMARAIDNTVYVAVCNQIGRSSSFYFFGLSSIYGPDGNKIATANMAGREEMIHATIDPNEHQALKKNFYTMMDERRIDLYREWNWGSDK; encoded by the coding sequence ATGAACAGATCGTTTGACATCGCGTTGGCGCAGATGACGCCGGCCGACGGCGACATTGACGCCAACTTGGCCAAAATGAAAGCGATCATCAATGAGTGCAAACGACAGTTCCCTAATGTCCGCCTTCTTCTGTTTCCGGAACTTTGCACCACTGGTTATGTACTGTCAGAAGTACTAAAAGAGCTGGCTGAGACACCTGATGGGTCTACGTTCCAGTATATGAGCCGGATGGCCCAACAATTTCAATTGTACATTGCTTACGGATACGTTGAAAAAGACGATATAGAAAATATATACAACTCTCTTATGTTGATTCATCCCAATGGACAATGTATCGGAAATTACCGAAAAATCCACTTGACTCCTTTTGAAAAAGCCTGGTTTTCTTCGGGAGCCAAGCCGGTGCTGGTGGATACCGACCTTGGCCGCATCGGTCTGATGATTTGTTGGGACTTAGCTTTTCCGGAACTAGCAAGGTATTTGGGAGTTCACGGGGCTGAGATTCTTCTTGCCCCGTGTGCCTGGGAATCTCCTTTTCATGTACCGTTTCAAAAATTCGCCATGGCCAGAGCGATCGATAATACGGTTTATGTGGCTGTGTGCAATCAAATCGGCCGCTCTTCTTCTTTTTATTTCTTTGGTTTATCCTCTATTTATGGACCAGATGGGAATAAAATCGCCACGGCCAACATGGCTGGAAGGGAAGAAATGATCCATGCAACCATCGATCCAAACGAACACCAAGCATTAAAGAAAAACTTTTATACAATGATGGACGAACGACGAATAGACCTGTACCGAGAATGGAATTGGGGGAGTGATAAATGA
- a CDS encoding D-serine ammonia-lyase — translation MENRIVAGKTIRQWMRELPLLENMIRTEEVFWPNPNICSFDQAARHLPLGERDVKEAEERLARFAPYIAKAFPETRDSGGIIESPLIKIPKMQRYLEEMSGQPIEGEVWIKCDSHLPISGSIKARGGIYEVLKHAEDLALANGLISIEDDYAVFADEEFREFFSRYSLVVGSTGNLGLSIGIIGARLGFHVTVHMSADAKQWKKDLLRSKGVTVVEHLTDYNKVVEEARRQSAEDPASYFIDDENSIHLFLGYAVAALRLKQQLEDKNIIVDEDHPLFVYLPCGVGGGPGGVTFGLKLVYGDHVHCFFAEPTHSPCMLLGMMTGEHDRVSVQEFGMDNRTEADGLAVGRPSRLVGKMLEHVISGVYTVDDSTLYRLLAAMIDTEEIRLEPSALAGVAGPVRLFQDQAGQTYLKQHHLKEKMNKATHICWATGGSMVPKDVMDAYYQEGKRRQG, via the coding sequence ATGGAGAACCGAATCGTAGCGGGGAAAACGATTCGACAATGGATGAGGGAACTTCCGTTGTTGGAGAATATGATCAGAACAGAAGAAGTGTTTTGGCCGAATCCAAACATTTGTTCATTTGATCAAGCCGCCCGCCATCTTCCGCTCGGTGAACGCGATGTCAAGGAAGCCGAAGAGCGGTTGGCGCGCTTTGCCCCTTATATCGCCAAGGCGTTTCCGGAAACGCGGGACAGTGGCGGAATCATTGAATCGCCGCTAATAAAGATTCCGAAAATGCAACGGTATTTGGAAGAGATGAGCGGGCAGCCGATTGAAGGGGAAGTATGGATCAAATGCGACAGCCATCTCCCCATCTCCGGATCGATCAAGGCGAGAGGGGGGATTTATGAGGTCTTGAAACATGCCGAAGACCTCGCGCTCGCAAACGGTTTGATTTCCATAGAGGATGACTACGCGGTCTTCGCTGACGAGGAGTTTCGGGAGTTCTTTTCCCGCTATTCGCTTGTCGTTGGTTCAACGGGAAATTTAGGCCTGAGCATCGGAATCATCGGCGCGCGTCTTGGATTTCATGTGACGGTGCATATGTCGGCGGACGCGAAACAGTGGAAGAAAGATTTGCTGCGAAGCAAAGGGGTGACGGTGGTCGAACATCTCACCGATTACAACAAAGTGGTCGAAGAGGCGAGAAGACAATCGGCTGAAGACCCCGCCTCGTATTTTATCGATGACGAGAATTCGATTCATTTGTTTTTAGGATACGCGGTGGCGGCGTTGAGGTTAAAGCAACAGTTAGAAGACAAGAACATCATCGTCGATGAAGATCACCCGCTGTTTGTGTACCTTCCTTGTGGAGTTGGCGGCGGACCGGGCGGGGTGACGTTTGGTTTGAAACTTGTGTATGGGGATCATGTGCATTGCTTTTTCGCCGAGCCAACCCATTCGCCTTGCATGCTGCTTGGGATGATGACGGGTGAGCACGATCGCGTCTCGGTGCAGGAGTTTGGCATGGATAACCGAACCGAAGCCGACGGACTAGCAGTCGGCCGCCCTTCGCGACTGGTCGGAAAGATGCTGGAACACGTCATCAGCGGCGTCTATACAGTGGATGATTCCACCCTTTATCGGCTGCTCGCGGCGATGATCGATACGGAGGAGATCCGCTTGGAACCGTCCGCGTTGGCAGGGGTCGCAGGGCCTGTGCGGCTGTTTCAAGACCAAGCGGGGCAAACGTATCTCAAGCAACATCATTTGAAAGAAAAAATGAACAAAGCCACCCATATTTGCTGGGCCACAGGCGGAAGCATGGTGCCGAAGGACGTGATGGACGCCTACTATCAGGAAGGGAAACGCCGGCAAGGGTGA
- a CDS encoding urease accessory protein UreD: MSWTGRLQCTAVVKDGRTVIFDTYNEGALKLMRPVYLDSAHPTLYLVHVGGGYVNGDRYEINMKLESHARLMVTTQAATKVYKTPYAPVWQYTQFSLGDESVLEYFPDPLIAYEQARFIQETVVHVTSRSTFVYGEIITPGWSESGQLFRYDWIRSKLKVYQDEAFVLFDHLYLDSRQHLTSMLQLGGYTHVGSLVALSPFITKEVLEQFNQFMEEMPREVCCGFSAAAVPGFSVRILAYETSAIEAIFQRIHQFIRHQCGEKAPVCWRKY, translated from the coding sequence ATGAGCTGGACGGGGCGTTTGCAATGCACAGCGGTCGTGAAAGACGGCCGCACTGTCATTTTTGACACTTATAATGAAGGAGCGCTGAAACTGATGCGCCCTGTTTATCTCGATTCTGCTCATCCGACATTATATCTTGTTCACGTTGGAGGAGGATACGTCAATGGCGACCGCTACGAGATCAATATGAAGTTGGAGTCTCACGCCAGATTGATGGTGACGACACAAGCGGCGACAAAAGTATACAAAACCCCGTATGCGCCTGTTTGGCAATATACGCAATTTTCCTTGGGTGATGAAAGTGTTCTCGAATATTTTCCCGATCCTCTCATTGCCTACGAACAAGCCCGTTTTATCCAAGAGACCGTCGTTCATGTAACAAGCCGTTCGACATTTGTGTATGGGGAGATCATCACGCCGGGTTGGTCAGAGAGCGGCCAACTGTTCCGTTACGATTGGATTCGTTCGAAACTGAAGGTGTATCAAGACGAGGCGTTCGTTCTGTTTGATCATCTGTACTTGGATTCGCGGCAGCACTTAACGAGCATGCTGCAGCTTGGCGGCTATACACATGTCGGATCATTGGTGGCTCTTTCTCCGTTCATCACAAAGGAAGTGTTAGAACAGTTCAACCAATTCATGGAAGAAATGCCGCGAGAGGTTTGCTGCGGTTTTTCAGCGGCAGCCGTTCCAGGCTTTTCTGTACGTATATTGGCGTATGAAACATCGGCCATTGAAGCGATATTTCAACGTATCCACCAGTTTATTCGCCACCAATGTGGTGAGAAAGCGCCAGTTTGCTGGAGGAAATATTGA
- a CDS encoding urease accessory protein UreF: MTDQQLLWLLQLSDSNFPSGAFSHSFGFETYMYNEQICDAKTFRESLIVYIQTQLTYTDGLACRIAYEQLKANSIEGLQRLNETLFALCLAKETREGTRMIGERLWKLCRHIYSVDELDEIVQTKQSIHPAIVFAAVGRKIGATKQTTVLTYLFASVQTMVQNAVRGIPLGQTDGQQLLVMVQPYLIHATNIIEMLGEEELGAAAIGLEIAQMQHERLPVRLFMS, encoded by the coding sequence ATGACTGACCAACAGCTATTGTGGCTGTTGCAGCTCTCGGATTCGAATTTTCCATCTGGAGCATTTTCCCATTCCTTTGGGTTTGAAACATACATGTACAATGAGCAAATTTGTGATGCCAAAACATTTCGTGAATCACTTATCGTTTACATTCAAACCCAGCTGACGTATACGGATGGATTAGCGTGCCGGATCGCCTATGAGCAGTTGAAAGCCAACAGCATCGAAGGACTGCAACGGTTGAACGAAACGCTGTTTGCTCTCTGCCTGGCGAAGGAAACGCGGGAAGGAACGAGAATGATCGGAGAGCGTTTATGGAAACTTTGCCGCCACATTTATTCGGTCGATGAACTCGATGAGATCGTACAAACGAAGCAGTCCATTCATCCGGCTATCGTGTTTGCGGCAGTCGGTCGCAAAATCGGGGCAACCAAACAAACGACGGTGCTGACGTATTTGTTTGCTTCCGTACAAACGATGGTGCAAAACGCGGTCCGCGGCATTCCCCTCGGCCAAACGGACGGGCAACAGCTGCTCGTCATGGTGCAGCCATATTTGATTCATGCCACGAACATCATCGAGATGCTCGGCGAAGAGGAGCTCGGGGCGGCAGCCATTGGCTTAGAAATCGCGCAAATGCAACATGAACGCCTTCCGGTCCGGTTGTTTATGTCATAA
- the ureE gene encoding urease accessory protein UreE, which produces MIIETIVGNIQTLSSLPPHIERVYMASDDLVKRIQRVVTDHGRELGIRLKEAKELADGDVLWMDDYNAIVVSVLPEDLLVIKPVSLKQMGEIAHQLGNRHLPAQFEEGEMLVQYDYLVEELLKQLHIPYKREKRKVKQAFRHIGHRHD; this is translated from the coding sequence ATGATTATTGAAACGATTGTCGGCAATATTCAAACCCTCTCTTCTCTTCCCCCGCATATTGAACGGGTGTACATGGCGAGCGACGATTTAGTGAAGCGAATCCAGCGGGTCGTGACCGATCATGGGCGGGAACTTGGCATTCGCCTAAAGGAAGCGAAAGAATTGGCGGATGGAGATGTATTGTGGATGGATGACTATAACGCGATCGTTGTTTCCGTTCTTCCTGAGGATTTGCTTGTTATAAAGCCGGTTTCGTTGAAACAAATGGGGGAGATCGCTCATCAACTCGGCAACCGCCATTTGCCCGCCCAATTCGAGGAAGGGGAAATGCTTGTCCAATACGACTATTTAGTCGAAGAGCTGCTCAAACAGCTGCACATCCCGTACAAGCGGGAAAAACGGAAAGTAAAACAAGCGTTTCGTCATATCGGCCACCGCCATGACTGA
- a CDS encoding cyclase family protein gives MIIKKLIDLSIPLTPHLPVYPGDPKPHIEPAATFAADGYHVSRLVLGSHSGTHVDAPFHFCEHGWRLDDVPLTYFLGHGVVIDATGKAEGEAVTMTDAAPYMPKLSPGTIVLFHTGWSSYVGTEQYFRHPYVAPDVIEAMLERGVRTFLIDALNIDPPDGSSFRAHERILGANGVVGENFTNFDQIDFDDPYIIALPLSLPGGDGSPVRAVAVQWG, from the coding sequence ATGATCATCAAAAAACTCATCGACCTTTCCATACCGCTGACACCCCACCTTCCCGTCTACCCCGGGGATCCGAAGCCGCACATCGAACCGGCGGCAACGTTCGCCGCTGACGGCTACCACGTCAGCCGTCTTGTGCTCGGTTCGCATAGCGGCACCCATGTCGATGCGCCGTTCCATTTTTGCGAGCACGGCTGGCGGTTGGATGACGTGCCGCTCACTTATTTTCTCGGCCACGGCGTTGTGATCGATGCCACAGGGAAAGCGGAAGGGGAAGCGGTGACGATGACGGATGCCGCCCCGTATATGCCGAAACTGTCGCCGGGAACGATCGTTTTGTTTCACACCGGTTGGTCGTCATACGTCGGAACGGAGCAGTATTTTCGCCACCCGTACGTCGCGCCGGATGTCATTGAAGCGATGCTCGAACGGGGCGTTCGCACGTTTTTGATCGATGCCCTGAACATCGATCCGCCGGATGGTTCCTCGTTTCGCGCCCATGAACGGATTCTCGGCGCCAACGGGGTGGTCGGAGAAAACTTCACCAACTTCGATCAAATCGATTTTGATGACCCATACATTATCGCTCTGCCCCTTTCCTTGCCCGGCGGCGATGGCTCGCCCGTTCGGGCGGTGGCGGTGCAATGGGGGTGA
- the ureC gene encoding urease subunit alpha yields the protein MSFSMSRRQYADMFGPTTGDCIRLADTDLWVEIEHDYTVYGDEVKFGGGKVIRDGMGQHPLATRDEAVDLVLTNAVVVDYTGIYKADIGIKDGKIAAIGKAGNPLLMDGVNIVIGASTEVIAAEGKIVTAGGVDAHIHFICPQQIETALSSGITTMIGGGTGPATGTNATTCTPGEWNIYRMLEAAEAFPMNIGFLGKGNASAKEPITEQVCAGAIGLKLHEDWGTTAAAIDACLRVADEYDVQVAIHTDTLNEGGFVEHTLEAINGRVIHTYHTEGAGGGHAPDIMKVASFPNILPSSTNPTRPYTKNTLDEHLDMLMVCHHLDPSVPEDIAFADSRIRKETIAAEDILHDIGAFSMISSDSQAMGRVGEVILRTWQTADKMKKQFGRLPEETGRGDNVRVKRYVAKYTINPAITHGIAEYVGSVEVGKFADLVVWHPAFFGVKPELVIKGGMIAYSVMGDPNASIPTPQPALYRPMFASYGAAIAKTSITFLSKAALERGIPDKLGLQKTVKPVGNIRRLSKNDMVFNNAMPHIDVDPQTYEVKVDGRLITCEPAEVVAMAQRYFLF from the coding sequence ATGAGTTTTTCTATGTCAAGACGGCAATACGCGGATATGTTTGGGCCGACGACTGGGGACTGCATCCGGCTAGCGGATACGGACTTATGGGTTGAAATTGAGCATGACTATACGGTTTACGGCGATGAAGTGAAATTCGGCGGTGGGAAGGTGATTCGCGACGGGATGGGGCAACATCCGCTCGCAACCCGCGACGAAGCGGTCGATTTAGTGCTGACGAATGCTGTCGTCGTTGATTACACTGGCATTTACAAAGCCGATATCGGGATCAAAGACGGGAAGATCGCCGCTATCGGCAAAGCTGGGAATCCGCTGTTAATGGACGGCGTCAATATTGTCATCGGCGCCTCAACGGAAGTGATCGCGGCGGAAGGAAAAATCGTGACCGCCGGCGGGGTCGACGCCCATATCCATTTCATTTGCCCGCAGCAAATCGAAACTGCTTTGTCATCCGGCATTACGACGATGATCGGCGGCGGGACCGGACCGGCGACTGGAACGAATGCCACGACGTGCACGCCGGGAGAGTGGAACATTTACCGGATGCTTGAAGCTGCCGAAGCGTTCCCAATGAATATCGGTTTTTTAGGAAAAGGCAACGCATCGGCGAAAGAACCGATCACTGAACAGGTCTGCGCTGGAGCGATTGGGCTCAAACTTCATGAAGACTGGGGAACGACGGCGGCGGCGATTGACGCATGCTTGCGGGTGGCCGATGAGTACGATGTGCAAGTCGCCATTCATACGGATACATTGAATGAAGGCGGGTTTGTCGAGCATACGCTAGAGGCCATTAACGGGCGCGTGATTCATACATACCATACGGAAGGAGCCGGAGGGGGGCATGCGCCCGATATTATGAAAGTTGCCAGCTTCCCGAACATTTTGCCTTCTTCCACGAATCCGACGCGGCCGTATACAAAAAACACGCTTGATGAGCATTTGGATATGCTAATGGTGTGTCATCATTTAGATCCATCTGTTCCAGAAGACATTGCGTTTGCCGATTCGCGCATTCGCAAAGAAACGATCGCTGCTGAAGATATTTTACACGACATCGGCGCGTTCAGCATGATCAGTTCCGATTCGCAAGCGATGGGGCGCGTTGGGGAAGTCATTTTGCGTACATGGCAAACGGCGGACAAAATGAAAAAACAGTTTGGCCGCTTGCCGGAGGAAACGGGGCGGGGCGATAATGTCCGCGTCAAACGGTATGTCGCGAAATACACGATCAATCCAGCCATTACTCATGGGATTGCCGAATATGTCGGCTCGGTGGAAGTCGGAAAATTCGCGGATTTGGTCGTTTGGCATCCCGCTTTTTTCGGGGTCAAGCCTGAGCTCGTCATCAAAGGCGGGATGATCGCCTACAGCGTGATGGGCGACCCGAACGCCAGCATTCCGACGCCGCAGCCCGCTCTGTACCGCCCGATGTTCGCCAGCTATGGCGCCGCCATCGCGAAAACGTCCATCACCTTTTTATCCAAAGCGGCGCTTGAACGCGGCATTCCTGATAAGCTGGGGCTGCAAAAAACGGTGAAACCGGTCGGGAATATTCGTCGTTTATCGAAAAACGATATGGTGTTCAACAACGCCATGCCCCACATCGATGTTGATCCGCAGACGTATGAAGTGAAGGTCGACGGGCGGCTCATTACGTGCGAGCCGGCCGAAGTGGTGGCCATGGCGCAACGATATTTTCTTTTTTGA